A section of the Oncorhynchus keta strain PuntledgeMale-10-30-2019 chromosome 15, Oket_V2, whole genome shotgun sequence genome encodes:
- the LOC127907559 gene encoding zinc finger protein 91-like isoform X9 — MQKRHRMEALRDGLPLPLSSLRLLVPPLRLVSAALWQVVQQRDIMDYGLVEEFVTTVLEIVPDMMSYRERVQLIMGLRAQLVLELCRSDHLANPETIQPHLNRMKTCIITHRGKEISDPEVEATESNFLKLIQTLLEDPVEKEYFFQSVFSEEFGPKYNSALQTLVWEFLSRLEKLLPAPTLQQMASWFLPDPSVLEECVQCVSHPQPLKTLLQHHNNTCGHVDTNGLFSGDNQIPIEADPEVQSEPVQQCMSHVSSDNESDMTPLLELGIDSDRTVHKGVEPVHKGVEPVHKVVESASLELGHIYNGTTEKNIKHDTPDKEPAKYMQNNTYFHHLNTDSGLKIQGKAHSNQQEVQDISSLSTSCRLHQPTVQLHRLDIADMLLPVTEVYSTQRRERLQIDKVGSQGWRRGPVVSQKSERNINEEPSDGQPQYSLAPDPSLTTGQPKRSKRVKICSLCGKTFSEAKDLTAHMRCHNEQSPSKCTQCGQDFEHHEDLQKHQQNVCEAAAQPEEDNMSTASVEDQTELACTELAESSKARTCHVCHKTVYCRNYLRKHLKSQHGQLLKIHKKHKTFFCCSLCNKTFGCRNYLRKHLESKHRQLLKMHKKHKNIICCIMCNKSFHLSEPNKCEVNQQQLLRKAHPEANTLIAAVIPQPSSTTSQNPTTSNALPIQAQFYNDYRTCLLCNETFDTAETMRKHLRFQHNILSYLCHDCGESFPSKLDLQKHSKNCLSIPDSRKCNECRKITPQTTQPQANICQEMNQRQQQLPAGGNEMEIPQSCNTDVNSLNDLQQCQPNECEKIHFHGGQQDWSEAVDLNQHPEEVDPNQHPEEVDPNQHPGEVYPNQHPGEVYPNQHPGEVDPNQHPEAVYPNQHPGEVDPNQHPGEVDLEEVDPADRSSSPIPRENGTDIPQSHSTSPQNPTTFDAPPTQTQPPGISPPASLKSRTCPLCSKCFAYKKTMMQHLRRHSQGQGPFMCTICSKSFGTASDLKRHRGIKSGCGPNHRNLVVPENVPTEQKTVFSCPHCQGQYTSENKMKAHMVCHTGDGFTCRFCGKIFAEDKKLRNHVRSHIDRRHLCDTCGKDFTSLSNLKKHTLVHTGEQPYICPDCGKSFSLKGNLKVHQQSHTGERPFACTMCKIRCFTQTHLKRHMLRHTGEKPHKCLACGKTFQRKNTLRKHQQDSCS, encoded by the exons ATGCAAAAACGGCATCGGATGGAAGCTTTGAGAGACG gtctccctctccccctatcaTCTCTGCGTCTGTTGGTTCCTCCACTGCGGCTGGTGTCTGCAGCTCTATGGCAAGTTGTTCAGCAGAGAGACATAATGGACTACGGGTTGGTGGAGGAGTTTGTCACCACTGTGTTGGAGATAGTTCCTGATATGATGAGTTACAGGGAGAGAGTCCAACTCATCATGGGGCTGCGAGCACAG CTGGTTCTGGAGTTGTGTCGCTCTGATCACCTAGCCAACCCTGAGACCATCCAGCCACACCTGAACAGGATGAAGACCTGTATCATCACTCATAGGGGCAAGGAG ATTTCTGATCCAGAGGTGGAAGCGACAGAATCAAACTTCCTGAAGCTGATTCAAACTCTGCTGGAAGACCCAGTCGAGAAGGAATACTTCTTTCAG AGTGTGTTTTCAGAGGAATTTGGCCCCAAGTATAACTCAGCACTGCAGACTCTGGTGTGGGAGTTCCTCTCCAGGCTGGAGAAGCTGCTTCCAGCACCAACCCTTCAACAG ATGGCATCTTGGTTCCTACCTGACCCCTCTGTCCTGGAGGAGTGTGTGCAGTGTGTATCCCACCCTCAGCCTTTGAAGACCCTTCTCCAGCACCACAACAATACATGTGGACATGTAGACACCAATG GTCTGTTTTCTGGCGACAATCAAATCCCAATCGAAGCTGACCCAGAGGTCCAATCAGAACCTGTGCAGCAATGTATGAGCCATGTCTCATCTGACAATGAGTCAGACATGACCCCTTTGTTGGAACTGGGGATTGATTCAGACCGAACTGTGCACAAAGGGGTGGAGCCTGTGCACAAAGGGGTGGAGCCTGTGCACAAAGTGGTGGAGTCTGCTTCTTTAGAGTTAGGGCATATATACAATGGAACTACAGAGAAAAATATTAAACACGACACACCAGATAAAGAGCCAGCAAAATATATGCAAAATAATACATATTTTCATCACCTTAACACTGACAGTGGGCTGAAAATCCAAGGAAAAGCCCACAGCAACCAACAGGAAGTGCAGGACATTTCTAGTTTATCTACTTCCTGTCGGCTCCATCAGCCAACAGTGCAGCTGCACAGACTTGACATTGCTGATATGCTTTTACCTGTGACGGAGGTCTAttcaacacagaggagagagaggcttcAGATTGACAAAGTAGGATCCCAAGGATGGAGAAGAGGACCGGTCGTATCACAAAAGAGTGAGAGGAATATCAATGAAGAGCCCTCTGATGGTCAACCTCAGTATTCTTTGGCCCCTGACCCATCCCTTACCACAGGGCAGCCTAAAAGAAGCAAGCGTGTCAAAATATGCTCATTGTGTGGAAAGACTTTCAGCGAAGCAAAGGATTTGACGGCACACATGAGATGTCACAATGAGCAGAGCCCTTCCAAGTGCACCCAGTGTGGACAAGACTTTGAACACCATGAGGACTTACAGAAACATCAGCAGAATGTGTGTGAGGCGGCAGCTCAACCTGAAGAGGACAACATGTCTACGGCATCCGTGGAGGATCAGACGGAGCTAGCATGCACGGAGCTAGCAGAGTCGTCCAAAGCCAGGACATGCCATGTGTGTCATAAAACTGTCTATTGTAGAAATTATTTGAGAAAGCACCTGAAATCCCAACACGGTCAACTCCTGAAGATACACAAGAAACACAAAACGTTTTTCTGTTGCTCTTTGTGTAATAAGACCTTTGGATGCAGAAATTATTTAAGAAAGCATCTGGAATCCAAACACCGTCAACTCCTGAAGATGCATAAGAAACACAAAAATATTATCTGTTGCATTATGTGTAATAAGTCCTTTCATCTTTCTGAGCCAAACAAGTGTGAGGTGAACCAACAGCAACTCCTCAGGAAGGCACACCCAGAGGCCAACACACTTATAGCTGCAGTGATACCACAGCCCTCAAGCACTACATCCCAGAACCCAACAACCTCCAATGCTCTGCCCATTCAGGCACAGTTCTACAATGACTACAGAACATGTCTTTTGTGCAATGAAACTTTCGATACCGCAGAGACCATGAGAAAGCACCTAAGATTTCAACACAATATACTGTCTTACTTGTGCCACGATTGTGGGGAAAGTTTTCCAAGCAAATTAGATCTTCAGAAACACTCAAAGAATTGTTTGAGTATTCCAGATTCAAGAAAATGTAATGAGTGCAGGAAAATAACCCCTCAAACAACGCAGCCGCAGGCAAACATTTGTCAGGAGATGAACCAAAGACAACAGCAACTACCTGCAGGGGGAAATGAGATGGAGATCCCTCAGTCCTGCAACACAGACGTTAACTCCTTAAATGACTTGCAGCAATGCCAGCCAAATGAGTGTGAGAAGATTCACTTTCACGGAGGACAGCAAGACTGGAGTGAGGCAGTTGATCTAAACCAGCATCCAGAGGAGGTTGATCCAAACCAGCATCCAGAGGAGGTTGATCCAAACCAGCATCCAGGGGAGGTTTATCCAAACCAGCATCCAGGGGAGGTTTATCCAAACCAGCATCCAGGGGAG GTTGATCCAAACCAGCATCCAGAGGCGGTTTATCCAAACCAGCATCCAGGGGAGGTTGATCCAAACCAGCATCCAGGGGAGGTTGATCTAGAGGAGGTTGATCCAGCCGACAGAAGCAGTTCTCCGATTCCAAGGGAGAATGGGACAGATATTCCCCAGAGCCATAGCACTTCACCCCAGAACCCAACAACCTTCGATGCTCCCCCCACTCAGACGCAGCCACCTGGCATCTCTCCCCCAGCCTCGCTAAAATCTAGAACATGCCCTTTGTGCTCAAAATGTTTTGCTTATAAAAAGACCATGATGCAGCATCTGAGACGTCATTCACAGGGTCAGGGACCCTTCATGTGCACCATATGTTCAAAGAGCTTTGGTACCGCCAGCGATTTGAAGAGACATCGGGGAATTAAGAGCGGTTGTGGGCCAAATCATCGTAATCTCGTCGTACCTGAGAATGTTCCCACAGAACAAAAAACTGTCTTCTCCTGCCCCCATTGTCAGGGACAGTACACGAGTGAAAATAAAATGAAAGCACACATGGTATGTCACACAGGAGATGGGTTCACCTGTAGGTTTTGTGGCAAGATATTTGCTGAAGATAAGAAATTACGCAATCATGTTCGTTCTCATATTGACAGACGACATCTATGTGACACATGCGGTAAAGATTTTACATCTCTGTCTAACTTGAAAAAACACACACTTGTACACACAGGAGAACAGCCGTACATTTGCCCAGACTGTGGCAAAAGTTTTAGTCTGAAGGGTAACCTGAAAGTCCATCAACAGAGTCATACAGGAGAGCGGCCATTTGCGTGCACAATGTGTAAAATACGCTGTTTCACTCAGACTCATCTAAAACGGCATATGTTGaggcacacaggagagaagcctcatAAGTGTTTGGCTTGTGGGAAGACATTTCAAcggaaaaacacattgaggaaaCATCAGCAAGATTCTTGTTCTTAG
- the LOC127907559 gene encoding zinc finger protein 91-like isoform X13, producing the protein MQKRHRMEALRDGLPLPLSSLRLLVPPLRLVSAALWQVVQQRDIMDYGLVEEFVTTVLEIVPDMMSYRERVQLIMGLRAQLVLELCRSDHLANPETIQPHLNRMKTCIITHRGKEISDPEVEATESNFLKLIQTLLEDPVEKEYFFQSVFSEEFGPKYNSALQTLVWEFLSRLEKLLPAPTLQQMASWFLPDPSVLEECVQCVSHPQPLKTLLQHHNNTCGHVDTNGLFSGDNQIPIEADPEVQSEPVQQCMSHVSSDNESDMTPLLELGIDSDRTVHKGVEPVHKGVEPVHKVVESASLELGHIYNGTTEKNIKHDTPDKEPAKYMQNNTYFHHLNTDSGLKIQGKAHSNQQEVQDISSLSTSCRLHQPTVQLHRLDIADMLLPVTEVYSTQRRERLQIDKVGSQGWRRGPVVSQKSERNINEEPSDGQPQYSLAPDPSLTTGQPKRSKRVKICSLCGKTFSEAKDLTAHMRCHNEQSPSKCTQCGQDFEHHEDLQKHQQNVCEAAAQPEEDNMSTASVEDQTELACTELAESSKARTCHVCHKTVYCRNYLRKHLKSQHGQLLKIHKKHKTFFCCSLCNKTFGCRNYLRKHLESKHRQLLKMHKKHKNIICCIMCNKSFHLSEPNKCEVNQQQLLRKAHPEANTLIAAVIPQPSSTTSQNPTTSNALPIQAQFYNDYRTCLLCNETFDTAETMRKHLRFQHNILSYLCHDCGESFPSKLDLQKHSKNCLSIPDSRKCNECRKITPQTTQPQANICQEMNQRQQQLPAGGNEMEIPQSCNTDVNSLNDLQQCQPNECEKIHFHGGQQDWSEAVDLNQHPEEVDPNQHPEEVDPNQHPGEVYPNQHPGEVDPNQHPGEVDLEEVDPADRSSSPIPRENGTDIPQSHSTSPQNPTTFDAPPTQTQPPGISPPASLKSRTCPLCSKCFAYKKTMMQHLRRHSQGQGPFMCTICSKSFGTASDLKRHRGIKSGCGPNHRNLVVPENVPTEQKTVFSCPHCQGQYTSENKMKAHMVCHTGDGFTCRFCGKIFAEDKKLRNHVRSHIDRRHLCDTCGKDFTSLSNLKKHTLVHTGEQPYICPDCGKSFSLKGNLKVHQQSHTGERPFACTMCKIRCFTQTHLKRHMLRHTGEKPHKCLACGKTFQRKNTLRKHQQDSCS; encoded by the exons ATGCAAAAACGGCATCGGATGGAAGCTTTGAGAGACG gtctccctctccccctatcaTCTCTGCGTCTGTTGGTTCCTCCACTGCGGCTGGTGTCTGCAGCTCTATGGCAAGTTGTTCAGCAGAGAGACATAATGGACTACGGGTTGGTGGAGGAGTTTGTCACCACTGTGTTGGAGATAGTTCCTGATATGATGAGTTACAGGGAGAGAGTCCAACTCATCATGGGGCTGCGAGCACAG CTGGTTCTGGAGTTGTGTCGCTCTGATCACCTAGCCAACCCTGAGACCATCCAGCCACACCTGAACAGGATGAAGACCTGTATCATCACTCATAGGGGCAAGGAG ATTTCTGATCCAGAGGTGGAAGCGACAGAATCAAACTTCCTGAAGCTGATTCAAACTCTGCTGGAAGACCCAGTCGAGAAGGAATACTTCTTTCAG AGTGTGTTTTCAGAGGAATTTGGCCCCAAGTATAACTCAGCACTGCAGACTCTGGTGTGGGAGTTCCTCTCCAGGCTGGAGAAGCTGCTTCCAGCACCAACCCTTCAACAG ATGGCATCTTGGTTCCTACCTGACCCCTCTGTCCTGGAGGAGTGTGTGCAGTGTGTATCCCACCCTCAGCCTTTGAAGACCCTTCTCCAGCACCACAACAATACATGTGGACATGTAGACACCAATG GTCTGTTTTCTGGCGACAATCAAATCCCAATCGAAGCTGACCCAGAGGTCCAATCAGAACCTGTGCAGCAATGTATGAGCCATGTCTCATCTGACAATGAGTCAGACATGACCCCTTTGTTGGAACTGGGGATTGATTCAGACCGAACTGTGCACAAAGGGGTGGAGCCTGTGCACAAAGGGGTGGAGCCTGTGCACAAAGTGGTGGAGTCTGCTTCTTTAGAGTTAGGGCATATATACAATGGAACTACAGAGAAAAATATTAAACACGACACACCAGATAAAGAGCCAGCAAAATATATGCAAAATAATACATATTTTCATCACCTTAACACTGACAGTGGGCTGAAAATCCAAGGAAAAGCCCACAGCAACCAACAGGAAGTGCAGGACATTTCTAGTTTATCTACTTCCTGTCGGCTCCATCAGCCAACAGTGCAGCTGCACAGACTTGACATTGCTGATATGCTTTTACCTGTGACGGAGGTCTAttcaacacagaggagagagaggcttcAGATTGACAAAGTAGGATCCCAAGGATGGAGAAGAGGACCGGTCGTATCACAAAAGAGTGAGAGGAATATCAATGAAGAGCCCTCTGATGGTCAACCTCAGTATTCTTTGGCCCCTGACCCATCCCTTACCACAGGGCAGCCTAAAAGAAGCAAGCGTGTCAAAATATGCTCATTGTGTGGAAAGACTTTCAGCGAAGCAAAGGATTTGACGGCACACATGAGATGTCACAATGAGCAGAGCCCTTCCAAGTGCACCCAGTGTGGACAAGACTTTGAACACCATGAGGACTTACAGAAACATCAGCAGAATGTGTGTGAGGCGGCAGCTCAACCTGAAGAGGACAACATGTCTACGGCATCCGTGGAGGATCAGACGGAGCTAGCATGCACGGAGCTAGCAGAGTCGTCCAAAGCCAGGACATGCCATGTGTGTCATAAAACTGTCTATTGTAGAAATTATTTGAGAAAGCACCTGAAATCCCAACACGGTCAACTCCTGAAGATACACAAGAAACACAAAACGTTTTTCTGTTGCTCTTTGTGTAATAAGACCTTTGGATGCAGAAATTATTTAAGAAAGCATCTGGAATCCAAACACCGTCAACTCCTGAAGATGCATAAGAAACACAAAAATATTATCTGTTGCATTATGTGTAATAAGTCCTTTCATCTTTCTGAGCCAAACAAGTGTGAGGTGAACCAACAGCAACTCCTCAGGAAGGCACACCCAGAGGCCAACACACTTATAGCTGCAGTGATACCACAGCCCTCAAGCACTACATCCCAGAACCCAACAACCTCCAATGCTCTGCCCATTCAGGCACAGTTCTACAATGACTACAGAACATGTCTTTTGTGCAATGAAACTTTCGATACCGCAGAGACCATGAGAAAGCACCTAAGATTTCAACACAATATACTGTCTTACTTGTGCCACGATTGTGGGGAAAGTTTTCCAAGCAAATTAGATCTTCAGAAACACTCAAAGAATTGTTTGAGTATTCCAGATTCAAGAAAATGTAATGAGTGCAGGAAAATAACCCCTCAAACAACGCAGCCGCAGGCAAACATTTGTCAGGAGATGAACCAAAGACAACAGCAACTACCTGCAGGGGGAAATGAGATGGAGATCCCTCAGTCCTGCAACACAGACGTTAACTCCTTAAATGACTTGCAGCAATGCCAGCCAAATGAGTGTGAGAAGATTCACTTTCACGGAGGACAGCAAGACTGGAGTGAGGCAGTTGATCTAAACCAGCATCCAGAGGAGGTTGATCCAAACCAGCATCCAGAGGAGGTTGATCCAAACCAGCATCCAGGGGAGGTTTATCCAAACCAGCATCCAGGGGAG GTTGATCCAAACCAGCATCCAGGGGAGGTTGATCTAGAGGAGGTTGATCCAGCCGACAGAAGCAGTTCTCCGATTCCAAGGGAGAATGGGACAGATATTCCCCAGAGCCATAGCACTTCACCCCAGAACCCAACAACCTTCGATGCTCCCCCCACTCAGACGCAGCCACCTGGCATCTCTCCCCCAGCCTCGCTAAAATCTAGAACATGCCCTTTGTGCTCAAAATGTTTTGCTTATAAAAAGACCATGATGCAGCATCTGAGACGTCATTCACAGGGTCAGGGACCCTTCATGTGCACCATATGTTCAAAGAGCTTTGGTACCGCCAGCGATTTGAAGAGACATCGGGGAATTAAGAGCGGTTGTGGGCCAAATCATCGTAATCTCGTCGTACCTGAGAATGTTCCCACAGAACAAAAAACTGTCTTCTCCTGCCCCCATTGTCAGGGACAGTACACGAGTGAAAATAAAATGAAAGCACACATGGTATGTCACACAGGAGATGGGTTCACCTGTAGGTTTTGTGGCAAGATATTTGCTGAAGATAAGAAATTACGCAATCATGTTCGTTCTCATATTGACAGACGACATCTATGTGACACATGCGGTAAAGATTTTACATCTCTGTCTAACTTGAAAAAACACACACTTGTACACACAGGAGAACAGCCGTACATTTGCCCAGACTGTGGCAAAAGTTTTAGTCTGAAGGGTAACCTGAAAGTCCATCAACAGAGTCATACAGGAGAGCGGCCATTTGCGTGCACAATGTGTAAAATACGCTGTTTCACTCAGACTCATCTAAAACGGCATATGTTGaggcacacaggagagaagcctcatAAGTGTTTGGCTTGTGGGAAGACATTTCAAcggaaaaacacattgaggaaaCATCAGCAAGATTCTTGTTCTTAG
- the LOC127907559 gene encoding uncharacterized protein LOC127907559 isoform X14: MQKRHRMEALRDGLPLPLSSLRLLVPPLRLVSAALWQVVQQRDIMDYGLVEEFVTTVLEIVPDMMSYRERVQLIMGLRAQLVLELCRSDHLANPETIQPHLNRMKTCIITHRGKEISDPEVEATESNFLKLIQTLLEDPVEKEYFFQSVFSEEFGPKYNSALQTLVWEFLSRLEKLLPAPTLQQGPC, from the exons ATGCAAAAACGGCATCGGATGGAAGCTTTGAGAGACG gtctccctctccccctatcaTCTCTGCGTCTGTTGGTTCCTCCACTGCGGCTGGTGTCTGCAGCTCTATGGCAAGTTGTTCAGCAGAGAGACATAATGGACTACGGGTTGGTGGAGGAGTTTGTCACCACTGTGTTGGAGATAGTTCCTGATATGATGAGTTACAGGGAGAGAGTCCAACTCATCATGGGGCTGCGAGCACAG CTGGTTCTGGAGTTGTGTCGCTCTGATCACCTAGCCAACCCTGAGACCATCCAGCCACACCTGAACAGGATGAAGACCTGTATCATCACTCATAGGGGCAAGGAG ATTTCTGATCCAGAGGTGGAAGCGACAGAATCAAACTTCCTGAAGCTGATTCAAACTCTGCTGGAAGACCCAGTCGAGAAGGAATACTTCTTTCAG AGTGTGTTTTCAGAGGAATTTGGCCCCAAGTATAACTCAGCACTGCAGACTCTGGTGTGGGAGTTCCTCTCCAGGCTGGAGAAGCTGCTTCCAGCACCAACCCTTCAACAG GGACCATGCTAA
- the LOC127907559 gene encoding zinc finger protein 91-like isoform X12, with protein MQKRHRMEALRDGLPLPLSSLRLLVPPLRLVSAALWQVVQQRDIMDYGLVEEFVTTVLEIVPDMMSYRERVQLIMGLRAQLVLELCRSDHLANPETIQPHLNRMKTCIITHRGKEISDPEVEATESNFLKLIQTLLEDPVEKEYFFQSVFSEEFGPKYNSALQTLVWEFLSRLEKLLPAPTLQQMASWFLPDPSVLEECVQCVSHPQPLKTLLQHHNNTCGHVDTNGLFSGDNQIPIEADPEVQSEPVQQCMSHVSSDNESDMTPLLELGIDSDRTVHKGVEPVHKGVEPVHKVVESASLELGHIYNGTTEKNIKHDTPDKEPAKYMQNNTYFHHLNTDSGLKIQGKAHSNQQEVQDISSLSTSCRLHQPTVQLHRLDIADMLLPVTEVYSTQRRERLQIDKVGSQGWRRGPVVSQKSERNINEEPSDGQPQYSLAPDPSLTTGQPKRSKRVKICSLCGKTFSEAKDLTAHMRCHNEQSPSKCTQCGQDFEHHEDLQKHQQNVCEAAAQPEEDNMSTASVEDQTELACTELAESSKARTCHVCHKTVYCRNYLRKHLKSQHGQLLKIHKKHKTFFCCSLCNKTFGCRNYLRKHLESKHRQLLKMHKKHKNIICCIMCNKSFHLSEPNKCEVNQQQLLRKAHPEANTLIAAVIPQPSSTTSQNPTTSNALPIQAQFYNDYRTCLLCNETFDTAETMRKHLRFQHNILSYLCHDCGESFPSKLDLQKHSKNCLSIPDSRKCNECRKITPQTTQPQANICQEMNQRQQQLPAGGNEMEIPQSCNTDVNSLNDLQQCQPNECEKIHFHGGQQDWSEAVDLNQHPEEVDPNQHPEEVDPNQHPGEVYPNQHPGEVYPNQHPGEVDPNQHPGEVDLEEVDPADRSSSPIPRENGTDIPQSHSTSPQNPTTFDAPPTQTQPPGISPPASLKSRTCPLCSKCFAYKKTMMQHLRRHSQGQGPFMCTICSKSFGTASDLKRHRGIKSGCGPNHRNLVVPENVPTEQKTVFSCPHCQGQYTSENKMKAHMVCHTGDGFTCRFCGKIFAEDKKLRNHVRSHIDRRHLCDTCGKDFTSLSNLKKHTLVHTGEQPYICPDCGKSFSLKGNLKVHQQSHTGERPFACTMCKIRCFTQTHLKRHMLRHTGEKPHKCLACGKTFQRKNTLRKHQQDSCS; from the exons ATGCAAAAACGGCATCGGATGGAAGCTTTGAGAGACG gtctccctctccccctatcaTCTCTGCGTCTGTTGGTTCCTCCACTGCGGCTGGTGTCTGCAGCTCTATGGCAAGTTGTTCAGCAGAGAGACATAATGGACTACGGGTTGGTGGAGGAGTTTGTCACCACTGTGTTGGAGATAGTTCCTGATATGATGAGTTACAGGGAGAGAGTCCAACTCATCATGGGGCTGCGAGCACAG CTGGTTCTGGAGTTGTGTCGCTCTGATCACCTAGCCAACCCTGAGACCATCCAGCCACACCTGAACAGGATGAAGACCTGTATCATCACTCATAGGGGCAAGGAG ATTTCTGATCCAGAGGTGGAAGCGACAGAATCAAACTTCCTGAAGCTGATTCAAACTCTGCTGGAAGACCCAGTCGAGAAGGAATACTTCTTTCAG AGTGTGTTTTCAGAGGAATTTGGCCCCAAGTATAACTCAGCACTGCAGACTCTGGTGTGGGAGTTCCTCTCCAGGCTGGAGAAGCTGCTTCCAGCACCAACCCTTCAACAG ATGGCATCTTGGTTCCTACCTGACCCCTCTGTCCTGGAGGAGTGTGTGCAGTGTGTATCCCACCCTCAGCCTTTGAAGACCCTTCTCCAGCACCACAACAATACATGTGGACATGTAGACACCAATG GTCTGTTTTCTGGCGACAATCAAATCCCAATCGAAGCTGACCCAGAGGTCCAATCAGAACCTGTGCAGCAATGTATGAGCCATGTCTCATCTGACAATGAGTCAGACATGACCCCTTTGTTGGAACTGGGGATTGATTCAGACCGAACTGTGCACAAAGGGGTGGAGCCTGTGCACAAAGGGGTGGAGCCTGTGCACAAAGTGGTGGAGTCTGCTTCTTTAGAGTTAGGGCATATATACAATGGAACTACAGAGAAAAATATTAAACACGACACACCAGATAAAGAGCCAGCAAAATATATGCAAAATAATACATATTTTCATCACCTTAACACTGACAGTGGGCTGAAAATCCAAGGAAAAGCCCACAGCAACCAACAGGAAGTGCAGGACATTTCTAGTTTATCTACTTCCTGTCGGCTCCATCAGCCAACAGTGCAGCTGCACAGACTTGACATTGCTGATATGCTTTTACCTGTGACGGAGGTCTAttcaacacagaggagagagaggcttcAGATTGACAAAGTAGGATCCCAAGGATGGAGAAGAGGACCGGTCGTATCACAAAAGAGTGAGAGGAATATCAATGAAGAGCCCTCTGATGGTCAACCTCAGTATTCTTTGGCCCCTGACCCATCCCTTACCACAGGGCAGCCTAAAAGAAGCAAGCGTGTCAAAATATGCTCATTGTGTGGAAAGACTTTCAGCGAAGCAAAGGATTTGACGGCACACATGAGATGTCACAATGAGCAGAGCCCTTCCAAGTGCACCCAGTGTGGACAAGACTTTGAACACCATGAGGACTTACAGAAACATCAGCAGAATGTGTGTGAGGCGGCAGCTCAACCTGAAGAGGACAACATGTCTACGGCATCCGTGGAGGATCAGACGGAGCTAGCATGCACGGAGCTAGCAGAGTCGTCCAAAGCCAGGACATGCCATGTGTGTCATAAAACTGTCTATTGTAGAAATTATTTGAGAAAGCACCTGAAATCCCAACACGGTCAACTCCTGAAGATACACAAGAAACACAAAACGTTTTTCTGTTGCTCTTTGTGTAATAAGACCTTTGGATGCAGAAATTATTTAAGAAAGCATCTGGAATCCAAACACCGTCAACTCCTGAAGATGCATAAGAAACACAAAAATATTATCTGTTGCATTATGTGTAATAAGTCCTTTCATCTTTCTGAGCCAAACAAGTGTGAGGTGAACCAACAGCAACTCCTCAGGAAGGCACACCCAGAGGCCAACACACTTATAGCTGCAGTGATACCACAGCCCTCAAGCACTACATCCCAGAACCCAACAACCTCCAATGCTCTGCCCATTCAGGCACAGTTCTACAATGACTACAGAACATGTCTTTTGTGCAATGAAACTTTCGATACCGCAGAGACCATGAGAAAGCACCTAAGATTTCAACACAATATACTGTCTTACTTGTGCCACGATTGTGGGGAAAGTTTTCCAAGCAAATTAGATCTTCAGAAACACTCAAAGAATTGTTTGAGTATTCCAGATTCAAGAAAATGTAATGAGTGCAGGAAAATAACCCCTCAAACAACGCAGCCGCAGGCAAACATTTGTCAGGAGATGAACCAAAGACAACAGCAACTACCTGCAGGGGGAAATGAGATGGAGATCCCTCAGTCCTGCAACACAGACGTTAACTCCTTAAATGACTTGCAGCAATGCCAGCCAAATGAGTGTGAGAAGATTCACTTTCACGGAGGACAGCAAGACTGGAGTGAGGCAGTTGATCTAAACCAGCATCCAGAGGAGGTTGATCCAAACCAGCATCCAGAGGAGGTTGATCCAAACCAGCATCCAGGGGAGGTTTATCCAAACCAGCATCCAGGGGAGGTTTATCCAAACCAGCATCCAGGGGAG GTTGATCCAAACCAGCATCCAGGGGAGGTTGATCTAGAGGAGGTTGATCCAGCCGACAGAAGCAGTTCTCCGATTCCAAGGGAGAATGGGACAGATATTCCCCAGAGCCATAGCACTTCACCCCAGAACCCAACAACCTTCGATGCTCCCCCCACTCAGACGCAGCCACCTGGCATCTCTCCCCCAGCCTCGCTAAAATCTAGAACATGCCCTTTGTGCTCAAAATGTTTTGCTTATAAAAAGACCATGATGCAGCATCTGAGACGTCATTCACAGGGTCAGGGACCCTTCATGTGCACCATATGTTCAAAGAGCTTTGGTACCGCCAGCGATTTGAAGAGACATCGGGGAATTAAGAGCGGTTGTGGGCCAAATCATCGTAATCTCGTCGTACCTGAGAATGTTCCCACAGAACAAAAAACTGTCTTCTCCTGCCCCCATTGTCAGGGACAGTACACGAGTGAAAATAAAATGAAAGCACACATGGTATGTCACACAGGAGATGGGTTCACCTGTAGGTTTTGTGGCAAGATATTTGCTGAAGATAAGAAATTACGCAATCATGTTCGTTCTCATATTGACAGACGACATCTATGTGACACATGCGGTAAAGATTTTACATCTCTGTCTAACTTGAAAAAACACACACTTGTACACACAGGAGAACAGCCGTACATTTGCCCAGACTGTGGCAAAAGTTTTAGTCTGAAGGGTAACCTGAAAGTCCATCAACAGAGTCATACAGGAGAGCGGCCATTTGCGTGCACAATGTGTAAAATACGCTGTTTCACTCAGACTCATCTAAAACGGCATATGTTGaggcacacaggagagaagcctcatAAGTGTTTGGCTTGTGGGAAGACATTTCAAcggaaaaacacattgaggaaaCATCAGCAAGATTCTTGTTCTTAG